One region of Peribacillus simplex genomic DNA includes:
- a CDS encoding MerR family transcriptional regulator: protein MKNRFSIGEMAKLHNTTIKTLRYYDEIDLLKPIHTDLNNGYRYYSTEQFEHLNTIHYLKELGFSLKEIKGHLDDRNIDGFLYLLEEQKRLTEKKMKELERINRRFQNRIKDIKLAREIKELEVPFIQERKERRIVRLMEIISSEPEMEVSLRRLESLSNMSSSIFIGGVGLTISINNTLNNKFNEYNSIFILVEEDDIQNPLVTTLPEGLYACIYYNGNHSDSPEHYRSLLNCIQDNGFQVIGDSIERTIIDHYISGSKEDYLTEIQIPIKC, encoded by the coding sequence TTGAAGAATAGATTTTCAATTGGAGAAATGGCTAAACTCCATAATACGACCATAAAAACCCTTCGATATTATGATGAAATTGATTTATTAAAACCTATACATACGGATCTAAACAACGGTTATAGATATTATTCAACGGAACAATTTGAACATTTGAACACTATTCATTATTTAAAGGAATTAGGTTTTTCATTAAAGGAGATCAAGGGACATCTAGACGACAGGAATATCGATGGTTTTTTGTATCTCTTAGAGGAACAGAAACGATTAACCGAAAAAAAAATGAAAGAACTGGAACGAATTAACCGAAGGTTCCAAAATCGAATCAAGGACATTAAATTAGCACGAGAAATAAAAGAATTGGAAGTGCCATTCATACAGGAGAGGAAAGAGAGAAGGATAGTAAGATTAATGGAAATAATCAGTTCAGAACCTGAGATGGAAGTTTCCTTACGACGATTAGAGAGTCTGTCTAATATGAGTTCTTCTATATTTATTGGGGGAGTAGGTCTTACGATAAGTATTAATAATACATTAAACAACAAGTTCAATGAATATAACTCGATATTTATTTTAGTCGAAGAAGATGATATTCAAAATCCTTTAGTGACAACTCTTCCCGAAGGATTGTATGCCTGCATTTATTATAATGGAAATCACAGCGATTCACCCGAACATTATAGAAGCTTACTCAATTGTATTCAAGATAACGGTTTCCAAGTTATCGGGGATTCCATTGAAAGAACAATAATTGACCATTATATCTCAGGTAGTAAAGAAGACTATCTGACAGAAATACAAATACCAATAAAGTGTTGA
- the ltrA gene encoding group II intron reverse transcriptase/maturase has product METKLLRIAELAKSEPEMKFTSLAHLLNEQSLTQCHHELPNKKATGVNGTTKEQYSENLEENIKDLVSRLKSKSYRPVPVRRMYIPKLNSTKKRPLGIPEHEDKIVQKGITKILNTIYENDFLDCSFGFRPNRNCHDALKILNHYIEKKSVSYVVDVDIKGFFDNVDHKWMMEFLNLRVTDPNLQRIISRFLKGGYMEEGKKYKTDNGTPQGGVISPILANVYLHYVLDLWFEKVVRKQCKGQAYIVRYADDFVCCFQHKSEAQQFFHSLKLRLKKFNLEIAEDKTKIIPFGRFAENNAKRDGSNKPDTFDFLGFTHYCGKSKQGKFRVKRKSSNKKVQGKLKESKEWLKINRNKDIHTIMDRFKRSLIGYYNYYCMTDNIQMVNNFKERLEYLLFKWLNRRSQRKSFTWDKFNLFLRKYPLPSPRIKVNIYELRKEISYLL; this is encoded by the coding sequence ATGGAAACAAAACTACTAAGGATAGCAGAATTAGCAAAATCCGAGCCTGAAATGAAATTTACATCTCTTGCGCATTTATTAAATGAGCAATCGCTAACACAGTGTCATCATGAACTACCTAATAAAAAGGCGACTGGTGTTAACGGAACGACTAAAGAACAATACAGCGAAAACTTGGAAGAAAATATAAAGGATTTAGTAAGTAGGCTTAAAAGCAAAAGTTATCGCCCTGTTCCAGTAAGAAGGATGTATATCCCAAAACTCAATTCTACCAAGAAAAGGCCTTTGGGGATACCGGAACATGAGGATAAAATTGTACAAAAAGGCATTACAAAAATACTAAATACTATCTATGAAAATGACTTCCTAGATTGTTCATTTGGGTTCCGTCCTAATAGAAATTGCCATGATGCGCTGAAAATACTGAACCATTATATTGAAAAGAAATCAGTAAGTTATGTAGTGGATGTAGATATCAAGGGTTTCTTTGACAACGTTGACCACAAGTGGATGATGGAGTTCTTGAACCTCCGAGTCACCGACCCTAACCTACAGAGAATAATCAGCAGGTTTCTTAAAGGTGGATACATGGAGGAAGGTAAGAAGTACAAAACAGATAACGGTACACCGCAAGGTGGAGTAATATCTCCGATATTAGCGAATGTATATCTCCATTACGTTCTCGACTTATGGTTTGAGAAAGTGGTTAGGAAACAATGTAAAGGGCAGGCCTACATAGTAAGATATGCAGATGACTTTGTTTGTTGTTTTCAACATAAAAGTGAAGCTCAGCAATTCTTCCATTCATTAAAGCTTAGATTGAAGAAGTTTAACTTAGAGATAGCCGAGGATAAAACGAAAATTATACCCTTTGGGAGGTTTGCAGAAAATAATGCAAAGCGAGATGGGAGTAATAAACCGGATACCTTTGATTTCCTAGGGTTTACTCACTATTGCGGGAAAAGCAAACAAGGGAAATTTCGAGTGAAACGGAAATCTAGTAATAAGAAAGTCCAAGGTAAACTAAAAGAATCTAAAGAATGGCTGAAGATTAATAGAAATAAAGATATTCATACGATCATGGATAGATTTAAACGCTCACTCATAGGTTATTACAACTATTATTGTATGACCGATAACATACAAATGGTTAACAACTTCAAAGAGAGACTCGAATACTTACTATTTAAATGGCTAAACAGAAGAAGCCAAAGAAAGTCCTTTACATGGGATAAATTTAATCTCTTTCTCCGTAAATATCCACTGCCTTCACCAAGAATCAAAGTGAATATCTATGAACTAAGAAAAGAGATTAGCTACCTTCTGTAA
- a CDS encoding IS110 family transposase, giving the protein MKFKMQDKQNQLIERISDRHLVVGVDIAQQFHVARAVNYRGIVVGDPLTFENNEEGFNRFLEWINKLKAKNSLDTTIVGMEPTGHYWINISKWLSNEKIDVVTVNPHLVKRNKENRDNTQSKSDKKDALVIADMVKNGYYAFVRSSPESFEKLRVLMSNRDVIVKRLVSSINQLNRWVDVVFPELRQVFKDVKGKGAIATLRLFPTPIELQSMQPQDIVGKWKSVMKRQPGLKKAYLLKDLAKRSIGTHQALDAYKLHLEQLLEEYDLATTQLERVEQEVTNVLQQIPFAKKLLAIKGISEISLAGILGEAGDLSGFAHGNSLLRHAGLHLSEASSGKWKGQIVISKRGRSRLRRFLYLATMSLVMNNPEFKALHANNVKVKKIKKMKSIMKLCGKLARLFVGIAKRNETYSPEKLQPLTTLAA; this is encoded by the coding sequence ATGAAGTTTAAAATGCAAGATAAACAAAATCAACTAATAGAGAGAATTTCTGATCGACATCTCGTTGTTGGCGTGGATATTGCCCAACAATTTCACGTTGCTCGAGCTGTAAATTATCGAGGAATCGTGGTAGGTGATCCTCTTACTTTCGAAAATAACGAAGAAGGCTTTAACAGGTTTCTAGAATGGATTAATAAACTAAAAGCTAAAAACAGCTTAGACACAACGATTGTCGGTATGGAACCTACAGGTCATTACTGGATTAATATATCGAAATGGTTATCTAACGAAAAGATTGATGTCGTAACAGTCAATCCTCACCTTGTAAAAAGAAATAAAGAAAATCGAGATAACACTCAGTCCAAAAGTGATAAAAAAGACGCTCTCGTGATTGCGGATATGGTGAAGAATGGATACTATGCCTTTGTTCGTTCATCTCCAGAGTCTTTCGAAAAACTTCGAGTCCTTATGTCCAACCGTGATGTAATCGTTAAACGTCTCGTTAGTTCTATCAACCAATTAAATCGTTGGGTAGATGTAGTCTTTCCTGAGCTACGACAAGTGTTTAAAGATGTGAAAGGCAAAGGGGCAATCGCAACTCTACGATTATTTCCTACACCAATCGAGTTACAATCGATGCAACCTCAAGACATTGTAGGCAAATGGAAATCGGTAATGAAGCGTCAGCCTGGGTTGAAAAAAGCTTATCTACTTAAAGATTTAGCTAAACGTTCTATCGGAACGCACCAAGCACTTGATGCTTACAAGCTACATTTAGAACAACTACTAGAAGAGTATGATCTAGCTACAACGCAACTCGAAAGAGTGGAACAAGAAGTCACTAACGTGCTTCAACAAATTCCTTTCGCAAAGAAGCTGCTGGCTATTAAAGGGATCAGTGAAATCTCTTTAGCTGGAATTTTAGGGGAAGCTGGAGATTTAAGTGGATTCGCCCATGGTAATTCCCTCCTTCGTCATGCAGGGTTACATCTTTCCGAGGCGAGCTCTGGTAAATGGAAAGGACAAATTGTCATTTCTAAACGTGGGAGATCCAGACTTAGGCGTTTCTTATACCTAGCGACGATGAGTCTTGTCATGAATAACCCTGAGTTTAAAGCGTTGCACGCCAATAATGTTAAGGTAAAAAAAATAAAGAAAATGAAGTCTATTATGAAATTATGCGGAAAGCTAGCACGGCTCTTTGTGGGAATAGCCAAAAGAAATGAAACCTATTCTCCAGAAAAATTACAACCTTTAACAACTCTGGCAGCGTAG